From the genome of Ziziphus jujuba cultivar Dongzao chromosome 6, ASM3175591v1, one region includes:
- the LOC107430249 gene encoding deoxyribodipyrimidine photo-lyase isoform X3, translating into MAVSSTTVQPGRIRVLKQGLKPYSKNLGPVVYWMFRDQRVRDNWALIHAVEQANKSNVPVVVAFNLFDQFLGAKARHLGFMLRGLRKVNLLLEETLQIPFFLFRGEAEDTIPNFVRECGASLLVTDFSPLREIRKFKDEICKRVSDSVTVHEVDAHNVVPTWVSSEKLEYGARTIRSKINKMLPEYLIDFPTLNPPIAKWSSTTQVIDWDAIIAEVLRKGSEVPEISWCEPGEEAGVELLMGSKDGFLTKRLKNYSADRNNPLKPRGLSGLSPYLHFGQISAQRCALEARNVRKLCPQSVDAFLEELVVRRELADNFCFYQPHYDSLEGAWEWARKTLLDHASDKREHLYTRDQLEKAQTADPLWNASQLEMVYHGKMHGFMRMYWAKKILEWTKGPEEALEISIYLNNKYEIDGRDPCGYVGCMWSICGIHDQGWQERPVFGKIRYMNYAGCKRKFDVDGYIAYVKRLVGEMKKRKAEDLSSRKLKELRR; encoded by the exons atGGCGGTCAGCTCCACCACCGTTCAACCTGGTCGGATCAGGGTTCTTAAACAAGGTTTGAAGCCGTACAGTAAGAATTTGGGTCCCGTAGTTTACTGGATGTTCAGAGATCAAAGGGTCAGAGACAATTGGGCTTTAATCCACGCCGTTGAGCAGGCCAACAAATCCAATGTCCCTGTTGTCGTTGCGTTCAATCTGTTCGATCAATTTTTGGGCGCCAAAGCTCGGCATTTAGGGTTTATGTTGAGGGGTTTGCGAAAAGTTAATCTGTTGCTCGAAGAAACCCTTCAAATCCCATTTTTCTTGTTCCGG GGAGAAGCTGAAGATACCATTCCGAACTTTGTGAGAGAATGTGGGGCTTCGCTTTTGGTTACAGACTTTTCGCCTCTACGGGAAATTCGGAAATTTAAGGACGAAATTTGCAAGAGGGTTAGTGATTCTGTGACCGTGCATGAAGTTGATGCACATAATGTTGTACCCACTTGGGTTTCATCTGAGAAATTGGAGTATGGTGCTCGGACTATAAGGAGTAAGATAAACAAGATGCTTCCAGAGTACCTCATTGATTTTCCTACATTGAATCCACCAATTGCAAAATGGAGTTCTACAACTCAAGTGATTGACTGGGATGCCATAATTGCGGAAGTTTTGAG AAAAGGGTCAGAAGTTCCTGAAATTTCATGGTGTGAACCAGGAGAAGAGGCTGGAGTGGAACTTTTGATGGGTAGTAAAGATGGGTTTTTGACGAAAAGGCTGAAGAATTACTCAGCAGACAGAAATAACCCTTTGAAACCCAGAGGACTTTCTGGCCTGTCACCATATTTGCATTTTGGCCAGATATCTGCACAGAGGTGTGCCTTAGAGGCTCGTAATGTCCGGAAACTCTGTCCTCAG TCAGTTGATGCGTTTCTAGAGGAGCTGGTTGTGCGAAGGGAACTTGCTGATAACTTCTGCTTCTACCAGCCTCATTATGATTCGTTAGAAGGGGCTTGGGAATGGGCACGCAAGACATTGTTGGACCATGCTTCTGATAAGCGCGAACATCTCTACAC AAGGGATCAACTGGAGAAGGCACAAACAGCTGATCCT CTATGGAATGCTTCCCAGTTGGAGATGGTTTACCATGGAAAGATGCATGGATTTATGCG GATGTATTGGGCGAAAAAGATTCTTGAGTGGACAAAAGGACCAGAAGAAGCTCTTgagatatctatatatttaaataacaag TATGAAATAGATGGGAGGGATCCATGTGGATATGTGGGTTGCATGTGGTCAATATGCGGCATTCACGACCAG GGTTGGCAGGAACGACCAGTATTTGGAAAAATACGTTATATGAACTATGCAGGATGCAAAAGGAAATTTGATGTGGATGGTTATATTGCATATGTCAAGAGGCTTGTGGGTGAAATGAAGAAGAGAAAAGCAGAAGACTTATCGAGTAGAAAGTTGAAGGAACTCCGTAGATAG
- the LOC107430249 gene encoding deoxyribodipyrimidine photo-lyase isoform X2: MAVSSTTVQPGRIRVLKQGLKPYSKNLGPVVYWMFRDQRVRDNWALIHAVEQANKSNVPVVVAFNLFDQFLGAKARHLGFMLRGLRKVNLLLEETLQIPFFLFRGEAEDTIPNFVRECGASLLVTDFSPLREIRKFKDEICKRVSDSVTVHEVDAHNVVPTWVSSEKLEYGARTIRSKINKMLPEYLIDFPTLNPPIAKWSSTTQVIDWDAIIAEVLRKGSEVPEISWCEPGEEAGVELLMGSKDGFLTKRLKNYSADRNNPLKPRGLSGLSPYLHFGQISAQRCALEARNVRKLCPQSVDAFLEELVVRRELADNFCFYQPHYDSLEGAWEWARKTLLDHASDKREHLYTRDQLEKAQTADPLWNASQLEMVYHGKMHGFMRMYWAKKILEWTKGPEEALEISIYLNNKYEIDGRDPCGYVGCMWSICGIHDQSWNLQQIQTLEWNGSFPIGCKRKFDVDGYIAYVKRLVGEMKKRKAEDLSSRKLKELRR, translated from the exons atGGCGGTCAGCTCCACCACCGTTCAACCTGGTCGGATCAGGGTTCTTAAACAAGGTTTGAAGCCGTACAGTAAGAATTTGGGTCCCGTAGTTTACTGGATGTTCAGAGATCAAAGGGTCAGAGACAATTGGGCTTTAATCCACGCCGTTGAGCAGGCCAACAAATCCAATGTCCCTGTTGTCGTTGCGTTCAATCTGTTCGATCAATTTTTGGGCGCCAAAGCTCGGCATTTAGGGTTTATGTTGAGGGGTTTGCGAAAAGTTAATCTGTTGCTCGAAGAAACCCTTCAAATCCCATTTTTCTTGTTCCGG GGAGAAGCTGAAGATACCATTCCGAACTTTGTGAGAGAATGTGGGGCTTCGCTTTTGGTTACAGACTTTTCGCCTCTACGGGAAATTCGGAAATTTAAGGACGAAATTTGCAAGAGGGTTAGTGATTCTGTGACCGTGCATGAAGTTGATGCACATAATGTTGTACCCACTTGGGTTTCATCTGAGAAATTGGAGTATGGTGCTCGGACTATAAGGAGTAAGATAAACAAGATGCTTCCAGAGTACCTCATTGATTTTCCTACATTGAATCCACCAATTGCAAAATGGAGTTCTACAACTCAAGTGATTGACTGGGATGCCATAATTGCGGAAGTTTTGAG AAAAGGGTCAGAAGTTCCTGAAATTTCATGGTGTGAACCAGGAGAAGAGGCTGGAGTGGAACTTTTGATGGGTAGTAAAGATGGGTTTTTGACGAAAAGGCTGAAGAATTACTCAGCAGACAGAAATAACCCTTTGAAACCCAGAGGACTTTCTGGCCTGTCACCATATTTGCATTTTGGCCAGATATCTGCACAGAGGTGTGCCTTAGAGGCTCGTAATGTCCGGAAACTCTGTCCTCAG TCAGTTGATGCGTTTCTAGAGGAGCTGGTTGTGCGAAGGGAACTTGCTGATAACTTCTGCTTCTACCAGCCTCATTATGATTCGTTAGAAGGGGCTTGGGAATGGGCACGCAAGACATTGTTGGACCATGCTTCTGATAAGCGCGAACATCTCTACAC AAGGGATCAACTGGAGAAGGCACAAACAGCTGATCCT CTATGGAATGCTTCCCAGTTGGAGATGGTTTACCATGGAAAGATGCATGGATTTATGCG GATGTATTGGGCGAAAAAGATTCTTGAGTGGACAAAAGGACCAGAAGAAGCTCTTgagatatctatatatttaaataacaag TATGAAATAGATGGGAGGGATCCATGTGGATATGTGGGTTGCATGTGGTCAATATGCGGCATTCACGACCAG TCCTGGAATCTACAACAGATACAGACATTGGAATGGAATGGTTCGTTTCCGATAG GATGCAAAAGGAAATTTGATGTGGATGGTTATATTGCATATGTCAAGAGGCTTGTGGGTGAAATGAAGAAGAGAAAAGCAGAAGACTTATCGAGTAGAAAGTTGAAGGAACTCCGTAGATAG
- the LOC107430249 gene encoding deoxyribodipyrimidine photo-lyase isoform X4: protein MAVSSTTVQPGRIRVLKQGLKPYSKNLGPVVYWMFRDQRVRDNWALIHAVEQANKSNVPVVVAFNLFDQFLGAKARHLGFMLRGLRKVNLLLEETLQIPFFLFRGEAEDTIPNFVRECGASLLVTDFSPLREIRKFKDEICKRVSDSVTVHEVDAHNVVPTWVSSEKLEYGARTIRSKINKMLPEYLIDFPTLNPPIAKWSSTTQVIDWDAIIAEVLRKGSEVPEISWCEPGEEAGVELLMGSKDGFLTKRLKNYSADRNNPLKPRGLSGLSPYLHFGQISAQRCALEARNVRKLCPQSVDAFLEELVVRRELADNFCFYQPHYDSLEGAWEWARKTLLDHASDKREHLYTRDQLEKAQTADPLWNASQLEMVYHGKMHGFMRMYWAKKILEWTKGPEEALEISIYLNNKYEIDGRDPCGYVGCMWSICGIHDQSWNLQQIQTLEWNGSFPIGNSLLKIFI, encoded by the exons atGGCGGTCAGCTCCACCACCGTTCAACCTGGTCGGATCAGGGTTCTTAAACAAGGTTTGAAGCCGTACAGTAAGAATTTGGGTCCCGTAGTTTACTGGATGTTCAGAGATCAAAGGGTCAGAGACAATTGGGCTTTAATCCACGCCGTTGAGCAGGCCAACAAATCCAATGTCCCTGTTGTCGTTGCGTTCAATCTGTTCGATCAATTTTTGGGCGCCAAAGCTCGGCATTTAGGGTTTATGTTGAGGGGTTTGCGAAAAGTTAATCTGTTGCTCGAAGAAACCCTTCAAATCCCATTTTTCTTGTTCCGG GGAGAAGCTGAAGATACCATTCCGAACTTTGTGAGAGAATGTGGGGCTTCGCTTTTGGTTACAGACTTTTCGCCTCTACGGGAAATTCGGAAATTTAAGGACGAAATTTGCAAGAGGGTTAGTGATTCTGTGACCGTGCATGAAGTTGATGCACATAATGTTGTACCCACTTGGGTTTCATCTGAGAAATTGGAGTATGGTGCTCGGACTATAAGGAGTAAGATAAACAAGATGCTTCCAGAGTACCTCATTGATTTTCCTACATTGAATCCACCAATTGCAAAATGGAGTTCTACAACTCAAGTGATTGACTGGGATGCCATAATTGCGGAAGTTTTGAG AAAAGGGTCAGAAGTTCCTGAAATTTCATGGTGTGAACCAGGAGAAGAGGCTGGAGTGGAACTTTTGATGGGTAGTAAAGATGGGTTTTTGACGAAAAGGCTGAAGAATTACTCAGCAGACAGAAATAACCCTTTGAAACCCAGAGGACTTTCTGGCCTGTCACCATATTTGCATTTTGGCCAGATATCTGCACAGAGGTGTGCCTTAGAGGCTCGTAATGTCCGGAAACTCTGTCCTCAG TCAGTTGATGCGTTTCTAGAGGAGCTGGTTGTGCGAAGGGAACTTGCTGATAACTTCTGCTTCTACCAGCCTCATTATGATTCGTTAGAAGGGGCTTGGGAATGGGCACGCAAGACATTGTTGGACCATGCTTCTGATAAGCGCGAACATCTCTACAC AAGGGATCAACTGGAGAAGGCACAAACAGCTGATCCT CTATGGAATGCTTCCCAGTTGGAGATGGTTTACCATGGAAAGATGCATGGATTTATGCG GATGTATTGGGCGAAAAAGATTCTTGAGTGGACAAAAGGACCAGAAGAAGCTCTTgagatatctatatatttaaataacaag TATGAAATAGATGGGAGGGATCCATGTGGATATGTGGGTTGCATGTGGTCAATATGCGGCATTCACGACCAG TCCTGGAATCTACAACAGATACAGACATTGGAATGGAATGGTTCGTTTCCGATAGGTAATTCTctcttgaaaatttttatttaa
- the LOC107430249 gene encoding deoxyribodipyrimidine photo-lyase isoform X1 codes for MAVSSTTVQPGRIRVLKQGLKPYSKNLGPVVYWMFRDQRVRDNWALIHAVEQANKSNVPVVVAFNLFDQFLGAKARHLGFMLRGLRKVNLLLEETLQIPFFLFRGEAEDTIPNFVRECGASLLVTDFSPLREIRKFKDEICKRVSDSVTVHEVDAHNVVPTWVSSEKLEYGARTIRSKINKMLPEYLIDFPTLNPPIAKWSSTTQVIDWDAIIAEVLRKGSEVPEISWCEPGEEAGVELLMGSKDGFLTKRLKNYSADRNNPLKPRGLSGLSPYLHFGQISAQRCALEARNVRKLCPQSVDAFLEELVVRRELADNFCFYQPHYDSLEGAWEWARKTLLDHASDKREHLYTDQLEKAQTADPLWNASQLEMVYHGKMHGFMRMYWAKKILEWTKGPEEALEISIYLNNKYEIDGRDPCGYVGCMWSICGIHDQSWNLQQIQTLEWNGSFPIVFGKIRYMNYAGCKRKFDVDGYIAYVKRLVGEMKKRKAEDLSSRKLKELRR; via the exons atGGCGGTCAGCTCCACCACCGTTCAACCTGGTCGGATCAGGGTTCTTAAACAAGGTTTGAAGCCGTACAGTAAGAATTTGGGTCCCGTAGTTTACTGGATGTTCAGAGATCAAAGGGTCAGAGACAATTGGGCTTTAATCCACGCCGTTGAGCAGGCCAACAAATCCAATGTCCCTGTTGTCGTTGCGTTCAATCTGTTCGATCAATTTTTGGGCGCCAAAGCTCGGCATTTAGGGTTTATGTTGAGGGGTTTGCGAAAAGTTAATCTGTTGCTCGAAGAAACCCTTCAAATCCCATTTTTCTTGTTCCGG GGAGAAGCTGAAGATACCATTCCGAACTTTGTGAGAGAATGTGGGGCTTCGCTTTTGGTTACAGACTTTTCGCCTCTACGGGAAATTCGGAAATTTAAGGACGAAATTTGCAAGAGGGTTAGTGATTCTGTGACCGTGCATGAAGTTGATGCACATAATGTTGTACCCACTTGGGTTTCATCTGAGAAATTGGAGTATGGTGCTCGGACTATAAGGAGTAAGATAAACAAGATGCTTCCAGAGTACCTCATTGATTTTCCTACATTGAATCCACCAATTGCAAAATGGAGTTCTACAACTCAAGTGATTGACTGGGATGCCATAATTGCGGAAGTTTTGAG AAAAGGGTCAGAAGTTCCTGAAATTTCATGGTGTGAACCAGGAGAAGAGGCTGGAGTGGAACTTTTGATGGGTAGTAAAGATGGGTTTTTGACGAAAAGGCTGAAGAATTACTCAGCAGACAGAAATAACCCTTTGAAACCCAGAGGACTTTCTGGCCTGTCACCATATTTGCATTTTGGCCAGATATCTGCACAGAGGTGTGCCTTAGAGGCTCGTAATGTCCGGAAACTCTGTCCTCAG TCAGTTGATGCGTTTCTAGAGGAGCTGGTTGTGCGAAGGGAACTTGCTGATAACTTCTGCTTCTACCAGCCTCATTATGATTCGTTAGAAGGGGCTTGGGAATGGGCACGCAAGACATTGTTGGACCATGCTTCTGATAAGCGCGAACATCTCTACAC GGATCAACTGGAGAAGGCACAAACAGCTGATCCT CTATGGAATGCTTCCCAGTTGGAGATGGTTTACCATGGAAAGATGCATGGATTTATGCG GATGTATTGGGCGAAAAAGATTCTTGAGTGGACAAAAGGACCAGAAGAAGCTCTTgagatatctatatatttaaataacaag TATGAAATAGATGGGAGGGATCCATGTGGATATGTGGGTTGCATGTGGTCAATATGCGGCATTCACGACCAG TCCTGGAATCTACAACAGATACAGACATTGGAATGGAATGGTTCGTTTCCGATAG TATTTGGAAAAATACGTTATATGAACTATGCAGGATGCAAAAGGAAATTTGATGTGGATGGTTATATTGCATATGTCAAGAGGCTTGTGGGTGAAATGAAGAAGAGAAAAGCAGAAGACTTATCGAGTAGAAAGTTGAAGGAACTCCGTAGATAG
- the LOC107430249 gene encoding deoxyribodipyrimidine photo-lyase isoform X5: protein MAVSSTTVQPGRIRVLKQGLKPYSKNLGPVVYWMFRDQRVRDNWALIHAVEQANKSNVPVVVAFNLFDQFLGAKARHLGFMLRGLRKVNLLLEETLQIPFFLFRGEAEDTIPNFVRECGASLLVTDFSPLREIRKFKDEICKRVSDSVTVHEVDAHNVVPTWVSSEKLEYGARTIRSKINKMLPEYLIDFPTLNPPIAKWSSTTQVIDWDAIIAEVLRKGSEVPEISWCEPGEEAGVELLMGSKDGFLTKRLKNYSADRNNPLKPRGLSGLSPYLHFGQISAQRCALEARNVRKLCPQSVDAFLEELVVRRELADNFCFYQPHYDSLEGAWEWARKTLLDHASDKREHLYTRDQLEKAQTADPLWNASQLEMVYHGKMHGFMRMYWAKKILEWTKGPEEALEISIYLNNKILIAV, encoded by the exons atGGCGGTCAGCTCCACCACCGTTCAACCTGGTCGGATCAGGGTTCTTAAACAAGGTTTGAAGCCGTACAGTAAGAATTTGGGTCCCGTAGTTTACTGGATGTTCAGAGATCAAAGGGTCAGAGACAATTGGGCTTTAATCCACGCCGTTGAGCAGGCCAACAAATCCAATGTCCCTGTTGTCGTTGCGTTCAATCTGTTCGATCAATTTTTGGGCGCCAAAGCTCGGCATTTAGGGTTTATGTTGAGGGGTTTGCGAAAAGTTAATCTGTTGCTCGAAGAAACCCTTCAAATCCCATTTTTCTTGTTCCGG GGAGAAGCTGAAGATACCATTCCGAACTTTGTGAGAGAATGTGGGGCTTCGCTTTTGGTTACAGACTTTTCGCCTCTACGGGAAATTCGGAAATTTAAGGACGAAATTTGCAAGAGGGTTAGTGATTCTGTGACCGTGCATGAAGTTGATGCACATAATGTTGTACCCACTTGGGTTTCATCTGAGAAATTGGAGTATGGTGCTCGGACTATAAGGAGTAAGATAAACAAGATGCTTCCAGAGTACCTCATTGATTTTCCTACATTGAATCCACCAATTGCAAAATGGAGTTCTACAACTCAAGTGATTGACTGGGATGCCATAATTGCGGAAGTTTTGAG AAAAGGGTCAGAAGTTCCTGAAATTTCATGGTGTGAACCAGGAGAAGAGGCTGGAGTGGAACTTTTGATGGGTAGTAAAGATGGGTTTTTGACGAAAAGGCTGAAGAATTACTCAGCAGACAGAAATAACCCTTTGAAACCCAGAGGACTTTCTGGCCTGTCACCATATTTGCATTTTGGCCAGATATCTGCACAGAGGTGTGCCTTAGAGGCTCGTAATGTCCGGAAACTCTGTCCTCAG TCAGTTGATGCGTTTCTAGAGGAGCTGGTTGTGCGAAGGGAACTTGCTGATAACTTCTGCTTCTACCAGCCTCATTATGATTCGTTAGAAGGGGCTTGGGAATGGGCACGCAAGACATTGTTGGACCATGCTTCTGATAAGCGCGAACATCTCTACAC AAGGGATCAACTGGAGAAGGCACAAACAGCTGATCCT CTATGGAATGCTTCCCAGTTGGAGATGGTTTACCATGGAAAGATGCATGGATTTATGCG GATGTATTGGGCGAAAAAGATTCTTGAGTGGACAAAAGGACCAGAAGAAGCTCTTgagatatctatatatttaaataacaag ATTCTGATTGCAGTATGA